Below is a genomic region from Cohaesibacter intestini.
CAGTTTGAAGGCTTCGTCGAGATCGTGACTGACGAACAGAATGGTGCGCTTGAGAGTTTCTTGCAGGTCGAGCAATTCATCCTGCAGTCTGTTGCGGATCAGGGGGTCGAGCGCCGAAAAAGGCTCATCCATCAGCAGAATAGGCGCGTCGGTGGCAAAGGCGCGGGCAAGGCCAACGCGCTGTTGCATCCCGCCGGACAATTCGGCGACCTGACTGTCGGCCCAGTCTTCAAGTCCGACCAGCGCCAGTTGCTCGATTGCCTTTTCTCGGCGCTGTTTCTTCGGAATGCCGGACAGTTCCAGCCCCAGTGCGACATTTTCCACCACGCTCCGCCATGGCAGCAGGCCGAATTGTTGGAATACCATCGCAATTCGGTTGCTACGGATATGACGCAGTTCCCTTGGCGAAGCTGCGGTGACATTGATGATGGAGCCTCCGTCATCCACATGCACCGCACCGCGCACCACAGGATTCAATCCGTTCACTGCGCGCAGTAAGGTCGATTTGCCCGAGCCGGACAGGCCCATCAGGACAAAAATTTCACCCTGATGAACCTCAAAGGAGCAATCATGGACGCCCATGACCTGATCGGTCTGTTCCTGAATACTGTTGCGATCCAAGCCTTCGTCCATCAAGGGCAGGGCCTGCTCGGG
It encodes:
- the choV gene encoding choline ABC transporter ATP-binding protein yields the protein MTPAIKFDNVSIVFGDHPEQALPLMDEGLDRNSIQEQTDQVMGVHDCSFEVHQGEIFVLMGLSGSGKSTLLRAVNGLNPVVRGAVHVDDGGSIINVTAASPRELRHIRSNRIAMVFQQFGLLPWRSVVENVALGLELSGIPKKQRREKAIEQLALVGLEDWADSQVAELSGGMQQRVGLARAFATDAPILLMDEPFSALDPLIRNRLQDELLDLQETLKRTILFVSHDLDEAFKLGNRIAILEGGHIAQIGTPREIFSRPADNYVSDFVAHMNPLAILRASDAMKKPQAESYEETVPAETLLADMLDILANNDNPIGVVKHGNIVGELTATKVLRFLAGHLGDEG